In Micromonospora sp. LH3U1, one genomic interval encodes:
- a CDS encoding glycosyltransferase, which yields MTALSGPRVAVQARPATTGAVLDVVIPVYNEETDLGPCVRRLHAHLSEHFPYPFQITIADNASVDDTLTVADGLAGELPGVEVLHLDAKGRGRALSAAWSASSAPVLAYMDVDLSTDLAALLPLVAPLISGHSDLAIGTRLARTSRVVRGAKREVISRAYNLLLRGALAARFSDAQCGFKAIRADVAGELLPLVRDTGWFFDTELLVLAQRAGLRIHEVPVDWVDDPDSRVDVVATALADLRGVGRLGRALLTGALPLTELRAQMGRAPLTAPSGQPGHTPPGQVPVGLPRQLIRFAAVGVASTLAYLLLFVATRGALGAQPANLLALLVTAVANTAANRRLTFGISGRRHAGRHHLQGLLAFALGLALTSGSLAVLHVVDAVPARPVELTVLVAANLAATALRFVLLRLGMHHRRT from the coding sequence GTGACCGCGCTCAGCGGCCCCCGGGTCGCCGTCCAGGCCCGACCCGCCACCACCGGTGCGGTGCTGGATGTGGTGATCCCGGTCTACAACGAGGAGACCGACCTGGGGCCGTGCGTACGGCGGCTGCACGCTCATCTGAGCGAGCACTTCCCGTACCCGTTCCAGATCACCATTGCCGACAACGCCAGCGTCGACGACACCCTCACGGTGGCCGACGGCCTCGCCGGTGAGCTGCCCGGCGTCGAGGTGCTGCACCTCGACGCCAAGGGGCGGGGGAGGGCGCTGTCCGCTGCGTGGTCCGCGTCGTCCGCGCCGGTGCTGGCGTACATGGACGTGGACCTCTCCACCGACCTGGCGGCGCTGCTGCCGCTGGTCGCACCGCTCATCTCCGGTCACTCCGACCTGGCGATCGGCACGCGGCTGGCGCGTACCTCCCGGGTGGTGCGCGGTGCCAAGCGGGAGGTCATCTCGCGGGCCTACAACCTGCTGCTGCGCGGTGCGCTGGCCGCGCGGTTCTCCGACGCGCAGTGTGGGTTCAAGGCGATCCGCGCGGACGTGGCCGGTGAGCTGCTCCCGTTGGTGCGGGACACCGGCTGGTTCTTCGACACCGAGCTGCTGGTGCTCGCCCAGCGGGCCGGGCTGCGCATCCACGAGGTGCCGGTGGACTGGGTCGACGACCCGGACAGCCGCGTCGACGTCGTCGCCACCGCTCTGGCCGACCTGCGCGGGGTGGGCCGGCTGGGCCGGGCACTGCTGACCGGCGCGCTGCCCCTGACCGAGCTGCGGGCGCAGATGGGCCGGGCGCCGCTGACCGCGCCGTCCGGGCAGCCCGGCCACACGCCGCCGGGGCAGGTGCCGGTCGGGTTGCCCCGGCAGCTGATCCGGTTCGCGGCGGTCGGGGTGGCCAGCACGCTGGCGTACCTGCTGCTGTTCGTGGCCACCCGGGGCGCGCTCGGCGCGCAACCGGCGAACCTGCTGGCGCTGCTGGTGACCGCGGTGGCGAACACGGCCGCGAACCGGCGGCTGACGTTCGGCATCAGCGGACGTCGGCACGCCGGTCGGCATCACCTGCAGGGTTTGCTGGCCTTCGCGCTCGGCCTGGCGCTGACCAGTGGCTCGTTGGCCGTGCTGCACGTCGTCGACGCCGTACCGGCCCGGCCGGTGGAGCTGACCGTGCTGGTGGCCGCGAACCTGGCCGCCACCGCACTGCGCTTCGTGCTGCTGCGCCTCGGCATGCACCACCGGCGCACCTGA